Genomic segment of Cronobacter dublinensis subsp. dublinensis LMG 23823:
ATACTGCTGCGTGCCTGCATAACCGGTGATTTTGCCCCAGCCTGCCACGATGAACAGAATCGGCATCAGAATACGTGCCACCAGTACGCCAGCATCTTCGAATTTTTTCATTTTACTCTCCAGGAATACCCGCTTCATCACGAAACGCTATCATTGTTTAAAGGGTTGCTTTGCGCGGGGTTATCCGCGTTCCGCTGTTGATGGAGAGAATCATAGGGCGGGCGTGACGGGAATGTAAGCAAGGAAAACTGGCAAACTTATTCAAAAATAATGAATGATGAGGGCGGAGGGTAAAAAAACGCCTCTCCGGGGAGAGGCGTCAGGTCAGGGGAGCGGATGTTTCATGGTGGTTTTAATCAACCGCCAGGCGCTCCAGGCGGCGAAGCCGCGTTTGCCCCAGCGCATCAGGAAATTCGGGTTACGAACGGTCCAGATGGCCATGACGCTACTGCCGACCACCGCCCACGAACGCAGGCTGAGTAACGTATTCCAGCTGCGGTCGTAAGAGCCGGTGACAGCCAGCCAGTCGCGACGACCGGCGGCCATATCCAGCCGTTGCTGCTGGATTTGACTGAGCAGCAACGCTTTGCGCCTTTCACGCTCGGCTTTGCTCATGCTCATGGCTTGTCATCCTCCAGCAGCTGGCGGTCGTTAGCAAGCTCGTGTCGCGTATGACGCAACAGTGTCGACTGCCGCGATTTCTTAAGCGTCCAGATACCGCCAATCAGCGCCAGGACTAACAGCGTGACGGTGGTGCCTATCATGACGTTAAGGCGATACTGCGGATCCACGGCCCAGATGAGCAACACCATCAGACTCATCAGTCCAAAGGCGGCAAACAGCATCGTCAGGCCGGTCATCAGCAGCAGCTGAAAGAGATTCGCCTTCTCCTCTTCAAGCTCCACGACGGCGAGCCGTAAACGGGTTTCCACCATCTCCACAAGCACGGTGACGATACGTTGTCCGATGCCGAGAACGCTTTTACCCGGCCCTTGCGCGTGACGAGGATCCGTCATAATCAACGCCGCGTCAGCAGTACGCCCAGCACGACACCAATGGCCGCACCAATACCTACGCCGGTCCACGGATTTTCACGCACGTAACCTTCCGCGCGCGCCGCGGCTTCGCGGGTCTGTCTCGCAATCACGTCACCGGTTTCGGTTAAGTGATAGCGAGTATCTTTCAGCGCGCGCTCTGCCTTATTGCGCAGTTTGCTCATCTCTTCCTTCGATTTATCCCCGGAGGCGGTCAGCACTTCTT
This window contains:
- a CDS encoding DUF883 family protein translates to MSKENSDHLRAELKSLADTLEEVLTASGDKSKEEMSKLRNKAERALKDTRYHLTETGDVIARQTREAAARAEGYVRENPWTGVGIGAAIGVVLGVLLTRR
- a CDS encoding YqjK-like family protein, with amino-acid sequence MSMSKAERERRKALLLSQIQQQRLDMAAGRRDWLAVTGSYDRSWNTLLSLRSWAVVGSSVMAIWTVRNPNFLMRWGKRGFAAWSAWRLIKTTMKHPLP
- a CDS encoding phage holin family protein, encoding MTDPRHAQGPGKSVLGIGQRIVTVLVEMVETRLRLAVVELEEEKANLFQLLLMTGLTMLFAAFGLMSLMVLLIWAVDPQYRLNVMIGTTVTLLVLALIGGIWTLKKSRQSTLLRHTRHELANDRQLLEDDKP